The following are encoded in a window of Helicobacter ganmani genomic DNA:
- the hisS gene encoding histidine--tRNA ligase, with protein MITPRTLSGFKDRLPKESYAKSQMLKSIVESFEKFGFSPIETPHLEYAEILKKQGSEEIQKEMYHFLDHGGREVALRFDLTVPLARFIAQYKNELGLPFKRYCIGNVFRGERAQKGRYREFTQCDFDFIGTQSIGADAEIVQVIYQTLRHLGVERFTIALNNRKIFNGLMESLGAQSQTIEVLRIVDKMDKIGHKSVCEELEKETSLKSEQIAMLLDFIAQKQEGSSLEFLAKLESYKARNATLAEGLNELCALCVLLKPLIPQEFYQINLSIARGLGYYTGIIYETTLDNLSALGSVCSGGRYDNLTQNFSKDSLSGVGASIGLDRMLAGLEELGLMQSSANVADALLIPLQSLEYGYFAAQNLRNLGLKIEVYPEIVKPKKSFAYANTKGYKYVIVLGEEEEAQKTYTLKNMESGEQKNHLSLESLVKCLQVVEA; from the coding sequence ATGATTACACCACGCACTTTAAGCGGCTTTAAAGACCGACTTCCTAAGGAATCTTACGCGAAGTCTCAAATGCTAAAAAGCATTGTAGAATCCTTTGAGAAATTTGGCTTCTCTCCCATTGAAACACCGCATTTAGAATATGCAGAGATTCTAAAAAAGCAAGGTAGTGAGGAAATCCAAAAAGAAATGTATCATTTTTTGGACCACGGAGGACGTGAGGTTGCGTTGCGGTTTGATTTAACCGTGCCTCTTGCGCGTTTTATCGCACAATACAAAAACGAGCTTGGTTTGCCTTTTAAGAGATATTGTATCGGTAATGTGTTTCGTGGTGAGCGCGCTCAAAAAGGGCGTTACAGGGAATTTACACAATGTGATTTTGATTTTATTGGCACACAAAGTATTGGAGCAGATGCAGAAATTGTCCAAGTGATTTATCAGACTTTGCGTCATTTAGGTGTGGAGAGATTTACGATTGCACTAAATAATCGCAAGATTTTTAATGGTTTAATGGAATCTTTGGGAGCACAATCGCAAACGATTGAAGTGCTAAGAATTGTTGATAAGATGGATAAAATAGGGCACAAGAGTGTGTGCGAGGAGCTAGAAAAAGAAACGAGTCTTAAGAGTGAGCAAATTGCTATGCTTTTGGATTTTATCGCGCAAAAGCAAGAGGGAAGTTCTTTGGAGTTTTTGGCGAAATTAGAATCTTACAAGGCAAGAAATGCGACTTTGGCAGAGGGTTTAAATGAACTTTGCGCACTTTGTGTGTTGCTAAAGCCTCTGATTCCGCAAGAGTTTTATCAAATCAATCTTTCTATTGCGCGTGGGCTTGGGTATTATACCGGAATCATTTATGAAACGACATTGGACAATTTGTCCGCACTTGGTTCAGTTTGTTCGGGTGGTCGTTATGATAATTTGACGCAAAACTTTTCTAAGGATTCTTTAAGCGGTGTGGGTGCGAGTATCGGGCTAGATAGAATGCTTGCGGGGCTAGAGGAGCTAGGCTTAATGCAAAGTAGTGCAAATGTCGCAGATGCTTTGCTAATTCCGCTTCAGAGCTTGGAATATGGCTATTTTGCGGCACAGAATTTGCGGAATCTTGGCTTGAAAATAGAAGTTTATCCCGAGATTGTGAAGCCTAAAAAGTCTTTTGCTTATGCGAATACTAAGGGATATAAATATGTGATTGTGTTAGGAGAGGAGGAGGAAGCGCAAAAGACTTATACGCTTAAAAATATGGAAAGCGGGGAGCAAAAAAATCATTTAAGTTTGGAATCCCTTGTGAAGTGTTTGCAGGTTGTGGAAGCTTAA
- the rpmE gene encoding 50S ribosomal protein L31 codes for MKKGIHPEYVPCKVTCVTSGKEIEVLSTKPTLRIDISSFCHPFYTGSDKVVDTAGRVEKFKQRYNLK; via the coding sequence ATGAAAAAAGGAATCCACCCAGAATATGTCCCTTGCAAAGTAACTTGCGTTACTAGTGGCAAAGAAATAGAAGTCCTAAGCACAAAACCTACTTTGAGAATTGACATTTCTTCGTTTTGCCATCCTTTTTATACCGGTTCAGACAAAGTTGTAGATACCGCAGGAAGAGTGGAGAAATTCAAGCAAAGATACAACCTCAAATAA
- the rsmI gene encoding 16S rRNA (cytidine(1402)-2'-O)-methyltransferase, giving the protein MVTFLPTPIGNLQDITLRTIEALKHCEVLLCEDTRVSKRLIALLTERGILSFRDYQYFSFHTHNASQFLSQATEEFFSQKIGFLSDAGMPCISDPGVELVRFLQERSLPYEVLGGISAVTLAVAFSGIIEKEFSFLGFLPHKIKERLESLHRAFKSPYPVVFYESTHRLLETLELMTQIDSLRIVFLAKELTKKHQQTFKDTLKQIKESFTQKCRKDSAFLKGEWVIILSPTTDQQEEKVLTQEMVLSLEIPPKIKAKILAKLKGGNASEYYELLTK; this is encoded by the coding sequence ATGGTTACTTTTCTGCCAACTCCTATTGGCAATCTACAAGATATTACATTGCGCACAATAGAGGCTTTAAAACATTGCGAAGTGCTATTATGCGAGGATACAAGAGTCAGCAAACGATTAATTGCACTGCTCACAGAGCGTGGGATTCTCTCTTTTAGAGATTATCAATATTTTTCCTTTCATACGCATAACGCATCGCAATTTCTTAGTCAAGCAACAGAAGAGTTTTTCAGTCAAAAAATTGGCTTTTTAAGCGACGCTGGAATGCCATGTATTAGCGACCCTGGCGTAGAGCTTGTGCGATTCTTGCAGGAGAGAAGTTTGCCTTATGAAGTGTTAGGTGGGATTAGTGCAGTTACTTTGGCGGTAGCATTTAGCGGAATCATAGAAAAAGAATTTAGCTTTTTAGGATTTCTGCCACACAAGATAAAAGAACGTTTAGAATCCCTACACAGAGCATTCAAGAGCCCTTATCCTGTTGTTTTTTATGAATCGACACACAGATTGCTAGAAACCTTAGAACTAATGACGCAAATTGATTCCTTGCGCATAGTTTTTTTAGCAAAAGAATTAACAAAAAAGCACCAACAAACCTTTAAAGACACCTTAAAGCAAATCAAAGAATCTTTTACGCAAAAATGCCGCAAAGATTCTGCATTTCTTAAAGGCGAGTGGGTGATTATTCTTAGCCCTACAACAGACCAACAAGAAGAAAAAGTCCTGACGCAAGAAATGGTATTAAGCCTAGAGATTCCGCCTAAAATAAAAGCTAAGATTCTAGCAAAATTAAAGGGCGGAAATGCGAGTGAATATTATGAATTATTAACAAAATAA
- the rlmB gene encoding 23S rRNA (guanosine(2251)-2'-O)-methyltransferase RlmB, translating into MIVYGKHIAELVLLKHSEKIQTIYLAKEIDKKLFQAFAKLNIPLLRVDSKKAQALAKGGNHQGYLLEISPLVPLEWNAIKTMQFVLVLCGVNDVGNLGALFRSSYVLGVDGIVICGLKELKQEGVLRASAGAMLDMPFAVVHNALDVANELRLANFTLYGTNPKGTHLTQIPKGKKALFLGNEGEGLGNRILKKMDQNLAIPQKREFDSLNVSTAGAILIDRIMNGRY; encoded by the coding sequence ATGATTGTTTATGGGAAGCACATTGCTGAACTTGTTCTTTTAAAACATAGCGAAAAAATACAAACCATTTACCTTGCTAAAGAGATTGACAAAAAGCTGTTTCAGGCTTTTGCAAAGCTAAATATCCCATTGCTTCGCGTAGATTCCAAAAAGGCGCAAGCTTTAGCAAAAGGTGGAAATCATCAAGGCTATTTGCTAGAGATTTCCCCTCTTGTGCCATTGGAATGGAATGCCATTAAGACAATGCAATTTGTGCTAGTGTTGTGCGGCGTTAATGATGTTGGGAATCTTGGGGCACTCTTTCGCAGTAGTTATGTGCTAGGTGTAGATGGAATCGTAATTTGTGGCTTAAAAGAATTAAAACAAGAAGGGGTATTGCGCGCAAGTGCAGGAGCAATGTTGGATATGCCCTTTGCAGTCGTGCATAATGCGCTAGATGTTGCAAATGAGCTTAGATTGGCTAATTTTACCCTTTATGGAACCAATCCAAAAGGCACACATCTCACGCAAATACCAAAGGGCAAAAAAGCATTATTTTTAGGAAATGAGGGAGAGGGTTTGGGAAATAGAATCTTAAAAAAAATGGACCAAAACCTTGCTATTCCGCAAAAAAGAGAGTTTGATTCTCTCAATGTCAGCACAGCGGGTGCAATTTTAATAGATAGGATTATGAATGGAAGATATTGA
- a CDS encoding LL-diaminopimelate aminotransferase: MFKEIEFERIKRLPKYVFAAINEIKLKMRQEGEDVIDFSMGNPDGATPKHIIDKLCEAAHKPKNHGYSASKGIYKLRLAIADTYKRKYGITLNPDTQVCVSMGSKEGYVHLVQAITNPGDTAIVAEPAYPIHYYAFMLAGANVATFGLKWNENYELDEEAYFESLQKALKNTMPKPKFVVTNFPHNPTTVVVYKRFYERLVNLAKQERFYIINDIAYADLSFGGYVAPSIFEIEGALDVAVEGYTLSKSYNMAGWRVGCMVGNEKLIGALQKIKSWLDYGLYTPIQIASTIALNGDQTCVQEIAHKYEHRMEVLIDSFGAAGWKMTKPKASMFIWAEIPECAKHLGSMEFSKQLLQEAKIAVSPGIGFGNHGDNYVRIALIENENRIRQAARNLKKFLKQFESNA, from the coding sequence ATGTTTAAAGAAATTGAGTTTGAAAGAATTAAAAGATTACCAAAGTATGTTTTTGCTGCCATTAACGAAATTAAATTAAAAATGCGTCAAGAGGGCGAAGATGTGATTGACTTTAGTATGGGAAACCCCGATGGCGCAACTCCAAAACATATCATAGATAAACTCTGTGAAGCAGCACACAAGCCCAAAAATCACGGCTATTCGGCAAGTAAAGGAATCTATAAACTCCGTCTTGCCATTGCAGATACCTACAAACGCAAATACGGAATCACTTTAAATCCCGACACACAAGTTTGTGTTTCTATGGGCTCTAAAGAGGGTTATGTGCATTTAGTCCAAGCAATTACAAATCCCGGTGATACTGCAATCGTTGCAGAGCCAGCTTATCCGATTCATTATTATGCCTTTATGCTAGCGGGTGCGAATGTAGCAACTTTTGGGTTAAAGTGGAATGAAAACTATGAATTAGATGAAGAGGCTTATTTTGAATCTCTACAAAAAGCCCTTAAAAACACAATGCCCAAACCAAAATTTGTTGTAACAAACTTTCCTCATAATCCTACCACGGTGGTTGTTTATAAGAGATTCTATGAAAGACTTGTGAATCTAGCAAAACAAGAGCGATTCTATATCATAAACGATATTGCCTATGCGGATTTGAGCTTTGGAGGTTATGTTGCACCCTCTATCTTTGAAATAGAAGGTGCGCTAGATGTCGCCGTAGAAGGCTATACTCTTTCTAAAAGCTATAATATGGCGGGTTGGCGAGTGGGTTGTATGGTAGGTAATGAAAAGCTCATTGGTGCGTTACAAAAAATCAAAAGTTGGCTAGACTATGGGCTTTACACTCCGATTCAAATCGCCTCTACAATTGCCTTAAATGGCGACCAAACTTGTGTGCAAGAGATTGCCCACAAATACGAACATCGTATGGAAGTGCTAATTGATAGCTTTGGAGCAGCTGGGTGGAAAATGACAAAACCAAAAGCAAGTATGTTTATTTGGGCGGAGATTCCAGAGTGCGCTAAACATCTAGGCAGTATGGAGTTTTCTAAACAGCTTTTGCAAGAGGCAAAAATCGCGGTAAGTCCGGGAATTGGCTTTGGCAATCACGGGGATAATTATGTTCGTATTGCTCTTATAGAAAATGAAAATAGGATTCGTCAAGCAGCAAGAAATCTTAAGAAATTTTTAAAACAATTTGAATCCAACGCATAG
- a CDS encoding NCS2 family permease, giving the protein MVKKESQNHSNTQQARNHQKHNPLSLKQRVEQYFQLPTKGSNIKTEFLAGFTIFLSMLYAIPVSAEILSQAGMPKEALITAITLITILSTLVCGIYANTPVAMSVGMGLNAYFTYGVVQGYGISWQQGLGIVFVSGLIFALISLSNFRVWILKSIPKNLRFALCVGLGAFLATIGLKGLEIFTLQNDNLLLGDLSHITTLLGIVGIMVALVLYVLKVKGAFILTIALLSGIGFLFEIAQTPTQIFSSPASIAPIALELDVFGILKFAFVPVILMLMVTDLFDSLGTLSGIGIKANLFYGLDHTERDTPLERTLQIDAVATMAGGLLGTSTTTSFLESASGTAAGGRSGLSAVFAALFFCLTLFILPLFLSIPSFAIYPILVVIGAFMFLEISHIDFSDTDSLIASFFIILLMPLTTSITIGLSAGFLVYLLLIITQGHWSKISGGLLCITFLSVIPFIF; this is encoded by the coding sequence ATGGTAAAGAAAGAATCGCAAAACCATAGTAATACACAACAAGCAAGAAACCACCAAAAACACAACCCTTTAAGCTTAAAGCAGCGAGTAGAGCAATATTTTCAGCTTCCAACCAAAGGAAGTAATATCAAAACAGAATTTTTAGCGGGCTTTACGATTTTTTTGTCTATGCTCTATGCGATTCCCGTCTCCGCAGAGATTCTCTCTCAAGCAGGAATGCCTAAAGAAGCCTTAATTACCGCAATTACACTTATTACAATTCTTTCTACTCTTGTGTGTGGAATCTATGCAAACACTCCCGTTGCGATGAGTGTGGGAATGGGGCTGAATGCGTATTTTACTTATGGTGTTGTGCAAGGCTATGGAATCTCGTGGCAGCAGGGCTTAGGAATCGTATTTGTTTCGGGCTTGATTTTTGCTTTGATTTCATTGAGCAATTTTAGGGTTTGGATTCTGAAATCTATCCCTAAAAACTTGCGTTTTGCTCTTTGTGTTGGACTAGGCGCATTTCTTGCAACCATTGGCTTAAAAGGCTTAGAAATATTCACGCTCCAAAATGATAATTTATTGCTCGGCGATTTAAGCCATATTACAACCCTTTTAGGAATTGTTGGGATTATGGTTGCGCTTGTTTTGTATGTTTTAAAAGTCAAAGGCGCGTTTATCCTTACGATTGCATTGCTTAGTGGAATAGGATTCTTATTTGAAATCGCACAAACCCCCACGCAAATCTTTTCCTCTCCTGCTTCTATTGCGCCCATTGCATTAGAGTTAGACGTGTTTGGCATTCTGAAATTCGCCTTTGTCCCTGTGATTTTAATGCTAATGGTTACGGATTTGTTTGATTCTTTAGGCACACTTTCTGGGATTGGAATCAAGGCAAATCTGTTTTATGGCTTAGACCACACAGAACGTGATACACCGCTAGAGCGCACCTTGCAAATAGATGCAGTAGCAACAATGGCTGGAGGGCTTCTTGGCACTTCTACAACAACGAGTTTTTTAGAATCCGCAAGTGGCACTGCCGCAGGAGGACGAAGTGGGCTTAGTGCAGTATTTGCGGCATTATTTTTTTGCTTGACACTTTTTATTTTGCCCCTGTTTTTGAGCATTCCCTCCTTTGCGATTTATCCCATTTTAGTTGTGATTGGTGCATTTATGTTTTTAGAGATTTCACATATTGATTTTAGCGATACAGATTCTTTGATTGCAAGTTTTTTTATCATTCTTTTAATGCCCCTTACAACCTCTATTACAATTGGATTAAGTGCGGGATTTTTAGTGTATTTATTGCTTATAATCACGCAAGGACATTGGAGTAAAATTAGCGGTGGATTGCTTTGTATCACATTTTTAAGTGTAATACCTTTTATTTTTTAG
- a CDS encoding heavy metal translocating P-type ATPase, with protein sequence MKHLCDHCHLEFDEKVLLKTKIGKEEKYFCCKGCEGVYKLLNSEGLEDFYSKLGNNTLEPATQILENESLDSFDSAPFFERYVSVKENLCEISLILEKIHCIACVWLNEKILAKTNGIIKVNLNYTNNKATILYNPKAIKISQIIQTIRQIGYDAHAYDPRLQEAYANKEKRDYYIKMVVGIFCVMNIMWIAVAQYAGYFSGISNEMRNILNFAGFALSTPVLFFSGIIFWRGAWAALKFRTPNMDLLVISGASLAYLYSIYASFKGGETYFESVAMIITFVLIGKFLEVRGKKSAVDNLDKLNAQMPLSVRVLQTPQNSESQITRDSNPTQDFQEIAIESVRVGDIVQVRPGERIALDGVLLSQEALCDESAMSGESLPRIKNAGDSIYSGSLALNCPFEYQVCKVFKDSLMMKIVGLVENSLNARPKIQEAADYISHYFSLVILSLAFGTLLVWEYMLNAPFERSLMVMISVIIIACPCALALATPIASLIGLSESLKHKILFKEARFLETIAKADTLVLDKTGTLTEGKLKVLNVRYFNAQNALDSKDCGILYSMLTQNAHPISKAVLEFIGQKNEVISLDSMIQINARGIVAKVQDNTYLGGNLMLLQEHNVEIPTPLQDTQASVFYFAKDSKILVEFTLQDTLKKDAKETIAALQQKGIACILLSGDNAGACQSVAQVVGITEYYAAQSPLDKANFIDKLHKQSKVVVMAGDGINDSIALGKSDIAIAMGGGIDLAISVSDVVVLDDSMQGVLDSFRLGQRTYRFILQNLGISLVYNALTIPLAMAGFVIPLIAALSMSLSSLLVVGNSLRIRDSRS encoded by the coding sequence ATGAAACATCTTTGCGACCACTGCCATTTAGAGTTTGACGAAAAGGTGTTGCTTAAAACCAAAATTGGCAAGGAGGAAAAGTATTTTTGTTGTAAAGGCTGTGAGGGCGTTTATAAACTCTTAAATAGCGAGGGTTTAGAGGATTTTTATAGCAAATTAGGCAACAACACCTTAGAACCTGCAACACAAATCTTAGAAAATGAAAGTCTAGATTCCTTTGATTCTGCGCCATTTTTTGAACGTTATGTAAGCGTGAAAGAGAATTTGTGCGAGATTTCTCTTATTTTAGAAAAAATCCATTGCATTGCTTGTGTCTGGCTGAATGAAAAAATCCTTGCCAAAACAAATGGAATCATAAAAGTCAATCTTAACTACACCAATAACAAAGCCACAATTCTTTATAATCCAAAGGCGATTAAGATTTCTCAAATCATTCAGACAATCCGACAAATTGGTTATGACGCACACGCTTATGACCCGCGCTTACAAGAAGCTTACGCAAATAAAGAAAAGCGTGATTATTACATTAAAATGGTAGTTGGAATCTTTTGCGTGATGAATATTATGTGGATTGCCGTAGCACAATACGCGGGGTATTTTAGTGGAATCTCTAATGAAATGCGCAATATTCTAAACTTCGCAGGATTCGCACTCTCTACCCCTGTGCTATTTTTTAGCGGAATCATTTTCTGGCGTGGTGCTTGGGCTGCGCTAAAATTTAGAACACCCAATATGGATTTACTCGTGATTAGTGGGGCAAGTTTGGCTTATCTTTATTCCATTTATGCGAGTTTCAAAGGTGGTGAGACCTACTTTGAATCTGTTGCGATGATTATTACTTTCGTGTTAATTGGCAAATTCTTGGAAGTGCGTGGCAAAAAAAGTGCGGTGGATAACTTAGATAAACTCAATGCGCAAATGCCCTTGAGTGTGCGGGTGCTACAAACTCCACAAAATTCGGAATCCCAAATCACTAGGGATTCCAATCCTACACAAGACTTCCAAGAAATCGCAATAGAATCTGTGCGTGTAGGAGATATTGTGCAAGTGCGACCGGGGGAACGCATCGCACTTGATGGGGTTTTGTTAAGCCAAGAAGCACTCTGTGATGAAAGTGCAATGAGTGGTGAATCCTTACCACGAATCAAAAATGCAGGGGATTCCATTTATTCTGGTTCTTTAGCTCTAAATTGCCCCTTTGAATATCAAGTCTGCAAGGTTTTCAAGGATTCTTTGATGATGAAAATTGTAGGTTTGGTGGAAAACTCCCTCAATGCGCGCCCCAAGATTCAAGAAGCAGCCGATTATATCTCGCATTATTTTTCCCTTGTGATTCTCTCCCTTGCTTTCGGCACTTTGTTGGTTTGGGAATATATGCTAAATGCACCTTTTGAACGCTCTTTAATGGTGATGATTTCTGTGATTATCATCGCTTGTCCTTGCGCACTTGCCCTTGCAACCCCGATTGCCTCTCTTATTGGACTTAGTGAATCCTTAAAACACAAGATTCTTTTCAAGGAAGCGCGGTTTTTGGAAACCATTGCCAAAGCTGACACATTGGTGCTAGACAAAACAGGAACATTAACAGAGGGTAAGCTTAAAGTCTTAAATGTGCGGTATTTTAACGCTCAAAATGCACTAGATTCTAAAGATTGTGGAATCCTATATTCTATGCTCACACAAAATGCCCACCCTATTAGCAAAGCAGTATTAGAGTTTATTGGACAAAAAAATGAAGTGATCTCTTTAGATTCTATGATACAGATTAATGCGCGCGGAATCGTAGCAAAGGTGCAAGATAACACTTATCTAGGCGGAAACTTGATGCTTTTACAAGAGCATAATGTAGAGATTCCAACTCCTCTGCAAGACACACAAGCAAGCGTGTTTTATTTTGCCAAAGATTCTAAGATTTTAGTGGAATTTACCTTACAAGACACTCTTAAAAAAGATGCAAAAGAGACGATTGCGGCATTGCAACAAAAAGGGATTGCCTGCATACTTTTAAGCGGTGATAATGCGGGGGCTTGTCAAAGTGTCGCACAAGTTGTTGGAATCACAGAATATTATGCCGCACAAAGTCCGCTAGATAAGGCAAATTTCATTGACAAACTACACAAACAGAGTAAAGTTGTCGTAATGGCAGGCGATGGCATTAACGATTCCATTGCACTTGGCAAAAGCGATATTGCCATTGCAATGGGTGGCGGCATTGATTTAGCTATTAGTGTAAGCGATGTCGTCGTGCTTGATGATAGTATGCAAGGAGTGTTGGATTCTTTTAGGCTTGGGCAACGCACTTATCGGTTTATTTTGCAAAATCTTGGAATCTCTCTTGTGTATAATGCCCTCACGATTCCGCTTGCAATGGCGGGCTTTGTGATTCCGCTTATTGCGGCACTTTCTATGTCGCTTAGCTCTTTGCTTGTAGTGGGAAATAGTTTAAGAATCAGGGATTCAAGGAGTTAA
- the ilvD gene encoding dihydroxy-acid dehydratase: MRSDIVKKGYQRAPHRSLLRATGLKDEDFNKPFIGIANSYIDIIPGHFFLNRYAQIIKEEIRAAGGVPFEFNTIGVDDGIAMGHSGMLYSLPSRELIADSIETMMNAHSLDAMICIPNCDKIVPGMLMGALRVNVPTIFVSGGPMKAGKLEDGTILDLNSAFEAVGAFAEGKISEKKLHEIECNACPGGGSCSGMFTANSMNTLCEAMGVALPGNGTILALSPEREELLRKAARRIVEIALDEQKSEQFRFRNILNKKAVHNAFVVDMAMGGSTNTILHMLAIAKEAEVDFNLDSINAIASKVAHIAKIAPALSTIHMEDINRAGGVSAVMNEVAKRNVSLGSHSADSILYLDALTITGETLGERIANAEIADSNIIRHNANAYSQVGGLKILYGNLAREGAVLKVAAVAESMKEFEGSAVCFNSQDEAIKGIAGGKVKAGNVVVIRYEGPKGGPGMQEMLAPTSMIMGMGLGESVALITDGRFSGATRGGCIGHISPEAAEGGLIALIEDGDKIAISVSKGTLELLVDSAVLKSRRAQWKPIKKEIKSKWLKRYSLLVSNAANGAVLKTEL; the protein is encoded by the coding sequence ATGCGAAGCGACATTGTGAAAAAGGGCTATCAAAGAGCCCCTCATAGAAGTTTATTGCGTGCCACAGGGCTAAAAGATGAAGATTTTAACAAGCCCTTTATCGGCATTGCAAATAGTTATATTGACATTATTCCCGGACATTTTTTCTTAAACCGCTATGCGCAGATTATCAAAGAGGAGATTCGCGCTGCTGGGGGTGTGCCTTTTGAGTTTAATACCATTGGCGTAGATGATGGCATCGCAATGGGGCATAGCGGTATGCTCTACTCTTTGCCTAGTCGTGAGCTGATTGCAGATTCTATTGAAACAATGATGAACGCGCACTCGCTAGATGCGATGATTTGTATCCCAAATTGCGATAAAATCGTGCCCGGAATGCTTATGGGTGCGTTGCGCGTGAATGTGCCAACCATCTTTGTGAGTGGTGGTCCAATGAAAGCCGGGAAGCTAGAGGACGGCACAATTTTAGATTTAAATTCTGCTTTTGAAGCGGTGGGAGCGTTCGCAGAGGGCAAGATTAGCGAAAAAAAGCTACACGAGATAGAATGCAATGCGTGTCCGGGCGGTGGGAGCTGTAGTGGAATGTTTACTGCAAACTCTATGAATACGCTTTGTGAGGCGATGGGGGTTGCGCTGCCGGGAAATGGCACGATTTTAGCCCTTAGCCCTGAGCGAGAGGAGCTCTTGCGCAAAGCGGCGCGCAGAATTGTAGAGATTGCGCTAGATGAGCAAAAAAGCGAGCAGTTTAGATTCCGAAATATTTTAAATAAAAAAGCCGTGCATAACGCGTTTGTCGTGGATATGGCAATGGGCGGCAGCACGAACACGATTTTGCACATGCTCGCTATCGCCAAAGAGGCGGAGGTAGATTTCAACCTAGATTCTATCAATGCCATTGCTTCAAAAGTCGCACATATTGCTAAAATCGCTCCAGCATTAAGCACAATCCATATGGAAGACATCAATCGCGCGGGGGGCGTGTCGGCAGTAATGAATGAAGTCGCAAAAAGAAATGTGTCTTTGGGCAGTCATTCCGCAGATTCTATCCTCTATCTTGACGCACTGACGATTACAGGGGAAACTTTGGGAGAACGCATTGCAAATGCGGAGATTGCAGACTCAAATATCATTCGCCACAATGCAAATGCGTATTCACAAGTGGGTGGGCTAAAGATTCTTTATGGTAATTTAGCGCGTGAAGGTGCGGTGCTCAAGGTCGCCGCAGTGGCAGAATCTATGAAAGAATTTGAGGGAAGCGCAGTGTGCTTTAACTCACAAGATGAGGCGATTAAAGGCATAGCCGGAGGCAAGGTAAAGGCGGGAAATGTTGTAGTAATCCGCTATGAGGGACCCAAAGGGGGACCGGGAATGCAAGAAATGCTCGCCCCCACAAGTATGATTATGGGAATGGGACTAGGTGAATCTGTCGCGCTTATCACCGATGGACGCTTTAGCGGGGCGACAAGGGGAGGCTGTATCGGGCATATAAGCCCAGAAGCAGCAGAGGGGGGATTAATCGCACTCATTGAGGACGGAGACAAAATCGCGATTTCAGTTTCAAAAGGCACATTGGAATTGCTCGTGGATTCCGCTGTTTTAAAATCTCGCCGCGCGCAATGGAAGCCCATAAAAAAAGAAATTAAAAGCAAGTGGTTGAAGCGATACTCTTTGCTTGTGAGCAACGCCGCAAATGGCGCGGTTTTAAAAACAGAGCTGTGA